One window from the genome of Nicotiana tomentosiformis chromosome 5, ASM39032v3, whole genome shotgun sequence encodes:
- the LOC104112365 gene encoding ubiquitin C-terminal hydrolase 12-like, translating to MTLLTPPPIDPEGHEMLVPSSDFPTEGPQPMEVAPADTASTVDDPASARFTWTIDNFSRLNVKKLYSDVFNVGGYKWRILIFPKGNNVDNLSMYLDVADSATLPYGWSRHAQFSLAILNRIHNKFTVRKDTQHQFNARESDWGFTSFMPLSELYDPGRGYLVDDAVIVEADVAVRKVIDYWSHDSKKETGCVGLKNQGATCYMNSLLQTLYHIPYFRKAVYHMPTTENDNPSSSIPLALQSLFYKLQYSDTSVSTKELTKSFGWDTYDSFMQHDVQELNRVLCEKLEDKMKGTVVEGTIQQLLEGHHMNYIECINVDYKSTRKESFYDLQLDVKGCRDVYASFDKYVEVERLEGDNKYHAEQHGLQDARKGVLFIDFPPVLQLQLKRFEYDFARDAMIKINDRYEFPLQLDLDRENGKYLSPDADRSVRNLYTLHSVLVHSGGVHGGHYYAYIRPTLSDQWYKFDDERVTKEDTKRALEEQYGGEEELPHTNPGFNNSPFKFTKYSNAYMLVYIRESDKEKIICNVDEKEIAEHLRIRLKKEQEEKEQKRKEKAEAHLYTIIKVARDEDLGEQIGKEIYFDLVDHDKVRSFRIQKQMPFTQFKEEVAKELGIPVQFQRYWLWAKRQNHTYRPNRPLTAQEEVQSVGQLREVSNKANNAELKLFLEVEFGLDLQPFPPPEKTKEDILLYFKLYDPLKEEIRYVGRLFVKGSGKPLEILTKLNELAGFLPDDEIELFEEIKFEPNVMCEHIDGKLSFRGSQLEDGDIICFQKSLRNQDSEQYRFPEVPLFLEYVHNRQVVRFRSLEKPKEDEFSLELSKKNNYDEVVEHLARHLGLDDASKVRLTSHNCYSQQPKPQPIRYRGVDRLTEMLSHYNQTSDILYYEVLDIPLPELQGLKALKVTFHHAAKDEVTIHTIRLPKQSTIGDVLNDLKAKVELSTPDAELRLLEVFYHKIYKIFPLNERIENINDQYWTLRAEEIPEEEKNLGPHSRLIHVYHFMKDTSQNQAQIHNFGDPFFLVIHEGDTLTEVKARIQKKLQAPDEEFSKWKFAFLSMGRPEYLEDSDVVSNRFQKRDVYGAWEQYLGLEHTDNAPKRSHAANQNRHTFEKPVRIYN from the exons ATGACTCTTCTCACTCCTCCTCCGATAGAT CCAGAAGGGCACGAAATGCTTGTTCCCAGTTCAGACTTTCCTACTGAGGGACCTCAGCCTATGGAAG TTGCACCAGCGGACACAGCAAGTACTGTGGATGATCCGGCGTCAGCCCGGTTCACATGGACTATCGATAATTTTTCAAGGTTGAATGTGAAGAAGTTGTACTCTGATGTTTTTAATGTAGGAGGATATAAATG GAGGATATTGATATTCCCAAAAGGGAACAATGTGGACAATTTATCAATGTATTTAGATGTGGCAGATTCTGCAACATTGCCTTATGGGTGGAGTAGACATGCACAGTTTAGCTTAGCTATTCTCAACCGAATTCATAATAAGTTCACAGTGAGAAAAG ATACTCAGCACCAGTTTAATGCAAGAGAGAGTGACTGGGGTTTCACGTCATTCATGCCTCTTAGTGAGCTATATGATCCTGGAAGAGGTTATCTTGTGGATGATGCTGTCATAGTTGAAGCTGATGTTGCCGTGCGTAAAGTCATTGATTACTGGTCCCATGACTCTAAGAAGGAGACTGGTTGTGTTGGCCTTAAGAATCAGGGAGCCACTTGTTATATGAATTCTCTCCTCCAAACACTATACCATATTCCCTATTTTAGAAAG GCTGTGTATCATATGCCAACAACTGAGAATGACAATCCGTCCAGCAGCATCCCTTTGGCTTTACAGAGCTTGTTTTATAAGCTCCAGTATAGTGACACTAGTGTATCAACAAAAGAGTTGACAAAGTCCTTTGGGTGGGATACCTATGATTCTTTCATGCAGCATGATGTACAAGAACTTAACAGGGTTCTTTGTGAAAAGCTCGAAGATAAGATGAAG GGAACTGTTGTAGAGGGCACAATACAACAATTACTTGAGGGGCATCATATGAATTATATCGAATGCATCAATGTGGACTACAAATCAACAAGAAAAGAATCTTTTTATG ATCTTCAGCTTGATGTCAAAGGATGTCGTGATGTGTATGCTTCTTTTGACAAGTATGTTGAAGTAGAACGCCTTGAGGGTGACAACAAATATCATGCAGAACAACATGGTTTACAG GATGCTCGAAAAGGTGTCCTTTTCATTGACTTCCCTCCTGTTCTCCAACTTCAGTTAAAACGCTTCGAATATGATTTTGCACGGGATGCTATGATCAAG ATAAATGACCGATATGAGTTCCCTTTGCAACTTGACCTTGATAGAGAGAATGGAAAATATTTATCTCCAGACGCAGATCGAAGTGTCCGCAATCTCTACACTCTGCACAG tgTTTTAGTTCACAGCGGTGGGGTGCATGGGGGGCACTATTATGCTTATATAAGGCCAACACTCTCTGATCAATG GTATAAATTTGATGATGAGCGTGTGACAAAAGAAGATACAAAGAGAGCTTTGGAAGAACAGTATGGTGGTGAGGAAGAG TTACCGCACACAAACCCTGGGTTCAACAATTCACCATTCAAATTTACAAAATATTCGAACGCGTATATGCTTGTTTATATACGTGAAAGTGACAAGGAAAAGATTATATGCAATGTTGATGAGAAGGAAATAGCTGAGCATCTCAGG ATAAGACTAAAGAAAGAGCAAGAAGAAAAGGAACAAAAGAGAAAGGAGAAAGCAGAGGCTCACCTGTATACAATCATCAAG GTAGCTCGTGATGAAGACCTTGGTGAACAAATCGGAAAGGAGATTTATTTTGATCTTGTGGATCATGATAAAGTGCGCAGTTTCCGTATTCAGAAACAGATGCCGTTTACTCAATTCAAG GAGGAGGTTGCAAAAGAATTAGGTATACCAGTGCAATTTCAACGTTACTGGCTATGGGCAAAACGCCAGAACCATACGTATCGGCCTAATCGTCCATTGACAGCTCAAGAGGAAGTTCAATCC GTTGGCCAACTGAGGGAGGTTTCAAATAAAGCGAACAATGCTGAGCTGAAACTGTTTCTGGAAGTAGAATTTGGCCTG GATTTGCAACCTTTTCCTCCACCAGAGAAGACCAAGGAAGATATCCttctatatttcaaactttatgACCCTCTGAAAGAGGAGATAAG GTATGTTGGTCGGCTTTTTGTTAAAGGAAGTGGCAAGCCTCTTGAGATATTAACAAAGCTAAATGAGTTGGCTGGCTTTTTGCCTGATGATGAAATTGAACTTTTTGAG GAAATAAAATTTGAACCCAATGTGATGTGTGAACACATAGACGGGAAGTTGAGTTTTCGCGGTAGTCAG CTAGAAGATGGGGATATTATTTGCTTTCAGAAATCCCTTCGAAATCAAGACAGCGAACAATATCGCTTTCCTGAGGTTCCTTTGTTTTTGGAGTATGTGCACAATCGCCAG GTTGTTCGTTTTCGTTCGTTGGAGAAACCCAAGGAGGACGAGTTCAGTCTTGAGTT GTCAAAGAAGAACAACTATGATGAAGTTGTTGAACACTTAGCTCGCCATCTTGGCTTGGATGATGCATCAAAAGTAAGGCTTACGTCACATAACTGCTACTCACAGCAACCAAAACCGCAGCCAATAAGGTATCGTGGAGTTGATCGTCTCACAGAAATGCTCAGTCACTATAATCAG ACTTCAGATATTCTGTATTATGAAGTCCTGGATATTCCTTTACCAGAGCTGCAGGGCTTAAAAGCTCTCAAAGTTACTTTCCATCATGCTGCCAAAGATGAA GTCACTATCCATACTATCAGATTGCCAAAACAAAGTACCATAGGAGATGTCCTTAACGACCTGAAAGCAAAG GTTGAATTATCAACGCCGGATGCTGAACTAAGATTGCTGGAAGTTTTTTACCACAAGATATATAAG ATTTTTCCCCTTAATGAAAGGATTGAGAACATAAATGATCAATACTGGACGCTACGTGCAGAGGAG ATTCCTGAAGAGGAGAAAAACCTGGGTCCTCATAGTCGATTAATTCATGTTTATCATTTTATGAAGGACACATCTCAAAATCAAGCA CAAATACATAACTTTGGTGATCCCTTTTTCCTGGTTATTCATGAGGGTGACACATTGACAGAAGTTAAAGCTCGTATTCAGAAAAAGTTGCAGGCTCCAGATGAGGAGTTTTCAAAG TGGAAATTTGCATTTTTATCCATGGGCCGTCCGGAGTACCTCGAGGACTCGGATGTCGTGTCCAATCGTTTTCAG AAAAGAGATGTGTATGGTGCTTGGGAGCAGTACCTTGGATTAGAGCACACTGACAATGCTCCAAAAAGATCACATGCTGCCAACCAG AACCGACACACTTTTGAGAAGCCTGTTCGGATCTACAACTAG